In Nitrospirota bacterium, one genomic interval encodes:
- a CDS encoding addiction module protein, which yields MKADAKNILEEAMHLEPSTRALIAETLLESLDFEEDFEISQAWQDEIQRRCEQIDRGEVGLIDSDTVMAELRKKHA from the coding sequence ATGAAAGCTGACGCGAAAAATATTCTGGAAGAGGCCATGCACTTGGAGCCGAGTACCCGTGCCCTTATTGCCGAGACACTCTTGGAAAGCCTCGATTTCGAGGAGGACTTTGAGATCTCACAGGCGTGGCAGGATGAGATTCAGCGCCGTTGCGAGCAGATCGATCGTGGAGAAGTCGGGCTGATTGACTCCGATACCGTGATGGCTGAACTTCGGAAGAAGCACGCCTGA